From the Acyrthosiphon pisum isolate AL4f unplaced genomic scaffold, pea_aphid_22Mar2018_4r6ur Scaffold_21112;HRSCAF=23059, whole genome shotgun sequence genome, one window contains:
- the LOC103308561 gene encoding putative nuclease HARBI1 isoform X2, whose product MCILLCSLYYNIIIHYFILYIINCSTLNSKFVNMENFEEMANLFAIQNMEMQENVGLTKDLTRYLIELLSPFVEVKSRSSAIDLSTKVLIALNFFGTGSYQSPVGYNIFNAVSQPSVSRCVKEIVDALNQPQVINTWVKFPSNIQELNQVRDDFYRTTGFPGVIGCIDCTHVAIVPPSTNLNLVENHHPEYLYINRKNYHSINVQLICDSKLKILNVNALFPGSTHDNHIWNNSNVLPVVQELHERNLNDYYLLGDSGYPLRQWLLTPILNPSSAAEIHYNTKQMCTRSLIERCNGVLKARFRCLIKDRTLHYNPEKSSAIINACVVLHNLCITYNVPEYIYEELEENDMGIYQEVENNDVIHNNQQNRYLMLGRQQRNRIVQVLQNRI is encoded by the exons atgtgtattttacttTGCagtctgtattataatataattattcattattttatattatacataattaattgttcAACATTAAATTCCAAATTCGTCAACATGGAAAACTTCGAAGAAATGGCAAATTTGTTTGCCATTCAAAATATGGAGATGCAAGAAAATGTAGG acTAACTAAGGACCTAACACGATATTTAATTGAGTTACTATCACCATTTGTGGAAGTTAAAAGTCGTTCGTCAGCTATTGATTTAAGTACAAAA GTTCtaattgcattaaatttttttggtactGGTTCATATCAGTCACCTGtgggatataatatattcaatgcaGTTTCACAACCGTCAGTTTCTCGATGTGTGAAAGAAATAGTAGATGCTCTTAATCAACCCCAAGTTATAAACACTTGGGTTAAATTCCCATCAAATATTCAAGAACTAAATCAAGTTCGTGACGa CTTTTATAGAACAACTGGATTTCCAGGAGTAATTGGTTGTATAGATTGTACCCATGTGGCAATTGTTCCACcctcaacaaatttaaatttagttgaaAATCATCATCcagaatatttatacataaatcgaAAAAACTACCACTCCATTAATGTgcaatta ATTTGTGATTCTAAACTGAAAATTTTGAATGTCAATGCATTGTTTCCGGGGAGCACACATGACAATCATATATGGAATAATAGCAACGTTTTACCAGTTGTTCAAGAATTACACGAGCGTAATTTGAATGATTACTATTTACTgg GAGATTCTGGGTATCCATTACGCCAGTGGCTTTTAACGCCAATATTAAATCCAAGTAGTGCAGctgaaatacattataatactaaacaaaTGTGTACAAGAAGCTTAATAGAACGATGTAATGGGGTTCTAAAAGCCCGGTTTAG ATGTTTGATCAAAGATAGAACTTTACATTATAATCCTGAGAAATCATCAGCAATCATAAATGCTTGTgttgttttacataatttatgtattacataCAATGTACCTGAATATATATATGAAGAACTAGAGGAAAATGACATGGGAATATATCAAgaagttgaaaataatgatgtaattcacaataatcaacaaaatagatatttaatgtTAGGAAGACAGCAGAGAAACAGAATTGTTCAAGTGTTACAAAATAGaatttga
- the LOC103308561 gene encoding putative nuclease HARBI1 isoform X1, whose protein sequence is MCILLCSLYYNIIIHYFILYIINCSTLNSKFVNMENFEEMANLFAIQNMEMQENVGYGKLSTKKNRIDPFTLSDRLFIKNFRLTKDLTRYLIELLSPFVEVKSRSSAIDLSTKVLIALNFFGTGSYQSPVGYNIFNAVSQPSVSRCVKEIVDALNQPQVINTWVKFPSNIQELNQVRDDFYRTTGFPGVIGCIDCTHVAIVPPSTNLNLVENHHPEYLYINRKNYHSINVQLICDSKLKILNVNALFPGSTHDNHIWNNSNVLPVVQELHERNLNDYYLLGDSGYPLRQWLLTPILNPSSAAEIHYNTKQMCTRSLIERCNGVLKARFRCLIKDRTLHYNPEKSSAIINACVVLHNLCITYNVPEYIYEELEENDMGIYQEVENNDVIHNNQQNRYLMLGRQQRNRIVQVLQNRI, encoded by the exons atgtgtattttacttTGCagtctgtattataatataattattcattattttatattatacataattaattgttcAACATTAAATTCCAAATTCGTCAACATGGAAAACTTCGAAGAAATGGCAAATTTGTTTGCCATTCAAAATATGGAGATGCAAGAAAATGTAGGGTATGGAAaactatcaacaaaaaaaaatcgtattgaTCCTTTTACATTGTCCGATCGtctgttcataaaaaattttagacTAACTAAGGACCTAACACGATATTTAATTGAGTTACTATCACCATTTGTGGAAGTTAAAAGTCGTTCGTCAGCTATTGATTTAAGTACAAAA GTTCtaattgcattaaatttttttggtactGGTTCATATCAGTCACCTGtgggatataatatattcaatgcaGTTTCACAACCGTCAGTTTCTCGATGTGTGAAAGAAATAGTAGATGCTCTTAATCAACCCCAAGTTATAAACACTTGGGTTAAATTCCCATCAAATATTCAAGAACTAAATCAAGTTCGTGACGa CTTTTATAGAACAACTGGATTTCCAGGAGTAATTGGTTGTATAGATTGTACCCATGTGGCAATTGTTCCACcctcaacaaatttaaatttagttgaaAATCATCATCcagaatatttatacataaatcgaAAAAACTACCACTCCATTAATGTgcaatta ATTTGTGATTCTAAACTGAAAATTTTGAATGTCAATGCATTGTTTCCGGGGAGCACACATGACAATCATATATGGAATAATAGCAACGTTTTACCAGTTGTTCAAGAATTACACGAGCGTAATTTGAATGATTACTATTTACTgg GAGATTCTGGGTATCCATTACGCCAGTGGCTTTTAACGCCAATATTAAATCCAAGTAGTGCAGctgaaatacattataatactaaacaaaTGTGTACAAGAAGCTTAATAGAACGATGTAATGGGGTTCTAAAAGCCCGGTTTAG ATGTTTGATCAAAGATAGAACTTTACATTATAATCCTGAGAAATCATCAGCAATCATAAATGCTTGTgttgttttacataatttatgtattacataCAATGTACCTGAATATATATATGAAGAACTAGAGGAAAATGACATGGGAATATATCAAgaagttgaaaataatgatgtaattcacaataatcaacaaaatagatatttaatgtTAGGAAGACAGCAGAGAAACAGAATTGTTCAAGTGTTACAAAATAGaatttga
- the LOC100302440 gene encoding uncharacterized protein LOC100302440 (The RefSeq protein has 1 substitution compared to this genomic sequence), whose amino-acid sequence MSGTKARPTKAQMKLLVELLSVDPQLNAAKFSANFTHNIARGRWENIALQLNALPGAEKNWEKWKKAWQDTKVTAKNKASAIKRHRNGTGGGPPCNITMSEAQTDAMSLISNIAISGHTDSKESICELDFDTSVIQGPCKLDLENMIVCNNSEGFGIIQEIDTYELPNYLPVENNSIQMPTTSIINVNVPEEIIEQPTTSNLSFQSIKRKNIEKTKPVKKPSIAAGLHDSNLAAKKLGDIATQKLELKTAYYAKKIQVMEEQVSVIKNIGTMLSSFINK is encoded by the exons ATGAGTGGCACAAAAGCTAGACCTACCAAGGCACAAATGAAATTACTTGTAGAGTTACTTTCTGTAGACCCACAATTAAATGCTGCAAAGTTCAGTGCTAACTTTACCCATAACATAGCAAGAGGTAGATGGGAAAACATTGCTTTACAATTGAATGCGTTGCCCGGCGCCGAAAAGAATTGGGAAAAATGGAAAAAG gCATGGCAAGATACAAAAGTAACTGCTAAAAATAAAGCATCAGCCATAAAACGGCACAGAAATGGTACAGGGGGTGGACCACCGTGCAATATAACCATGTCTGAGGCACAGACAGATGCAATgtcactaataagtaatattgcaATAAGTGGCCATACAGATTCAAAAGAATCAATTTGTGAATTGGACTTTGATACTTCTGTGATACAAG gcCCTTGTAAACTGGATTTGGAAAATATGATAGTATGTAACAATTCTGAGg GCTTTGGTATTATCCAAGAAATTGATACATATGAACTTCCTAATTATCTGCCAGTAGAAAACAACAGTATTCAAATGCCAa CTACTAGTATTATCAATGTAAACGTTCCGGAAGAAATAATTGAACAACCAACCACTTCCAATTTATCTTTCCAAtccataaaaagaaaaaatattgaaaaaacga aaCCAGTTAAAAAACCATCGATTGCTGCAGGGTTACATGACAGTAATTTAGCAGCCAAAAAACTTGGAGACATTGCAACCCAAAAACTTGAACTTAAAACTGcctattatgcaaaaaaaattcaagtaatGGAAGAGCAGGTATCTGtgctaaaaaatataggtacaatgttgtcttcttttataaataaataa
- the LOC100161051 gene encoding RISC-loading complex subunit TARBP2: MDCTAYNVKFDTDKTSVTLLQDVLNKQGVRTVQYELLQIEGAVSAPSFQYRVTDGRFVAYGQGKSKKEAKQNAAKALLRIIHKEFPELCSDPLFESQIDFTSDVNETFETMNFGDNDERNPIGMLQELCTSLHLPPPVYITECEDGLPHQRLFTVSCNVSEYKETGVGKSKKIAKRLAANNLYLMLKSIQADLSLNSGAAENVDDFVRQESSNLSGLKNSKSTSQFYRLPEIHRHLPITEGPCYNDLKKMDDEQLYSCNSKLILDSFTAEQGLKVSFIDFEELSSTGKYQSSLQISTPITVAFYGESTISYEEAQQDAAYRSLVFFNCILNNSALNLVTVT, from the exons atggaCTGTACTgcatataatgtaaaatttgatACTGATAAAACATCAGTTACTTTATTACAAgatgtattaaataaacaagGAGTACGCACTGTTCAGTATGAATTACTACAGATTGAAGGCGCTGTTAGTGCACCGTCATTTCAATATCGTGTCACAGATGGACGATTTGTGGCTTATGGTCaag gaaaatcaaaaaaagaagCTAAACAAAATGCAGCTAAGGCTTTACTACGTATTATTCATAAAGAGTTTCCAGAATTATGTTCAGATCCTTTGTTTGAGTCACAAATTGATTTTACCTCAGACGTGAATGAAACGTTTGAAACAATGAATTTTGGAGATAATGATGAACGTAATCCGATTGGCATGCTTCAGGAACTTTGTACATCTCTGCATCTTCCTCCTCCAGTTTACATAACAGAATGTGAAGATGGTCTTCCACATCAGCGTTTATTTACTGTTTCATGTAATGTCTCCGAGTATAAGGAGACTGGTGTAGGCAAATCTAAAAAGATTGCAAAACGACTTGCTGCCAATAATCTTTATTTGATGTTAAAAAG CATTCAGGCAGATCTCAGTCTTAACTCTGGAGCGGCTGAGAATGTAGATGACTTTGTTCGTCAAGAGTCCAGCAATCTAAGCGGTTTGAAAAATTCTAAATCCACTTCTCAGTTCTATAGGTTACCTGAAATTCATAGACATTTACCAATAACCGAAGGCCCTTGCTATAAtgatctaaaaaaaatggatgacGAACAATTATATTCGTGTAACAGCAAACTGATTTTGGACAGTTTTACTGCTGAACAAGGACTTAAAGTAtcatttattgattttgaaGAACTCTCAAGTACCGGCAAATATCAATCTTCTCTTCAAATATCTACTCCCATTACTGTGGCTTTTTATGGTGAATCCACTATCAGCTACGAAGAAGCTCAACAGGATGCTGCGTATAGGTcattggtattttttaattgtatattaaataatagtgcATTAAATTTGGTGACagttacttaa